From the Brachyspira intermedia PWS/A genome, the window ACAAAGGCTTATTCTGTACAAATGGCTATAATGTATTTAATAACTTTTAAAATAATATCTGCAAGAAAAATTAAAGATAATGATTATATAAAAATACTTATAAAGAATTTACTTAATACAATAGATTCTGTAAATAAAGTTCTCACTATGAATGATGAAATAAAATCACTATGCTATGATTATAAATAAGCTAACAGCATATTCTTTATAGGAAGAGATTTAGATTATTATCAGGTAATGGAAGGAGCTTTAAAGATGAAAGAGATAAGCTATATTCATTGTGAGGCTTATGCAGGAGGAGAACTCAAACATGGTGCTATATCTCTCATTACAGACAATACTCCTGTAGTGGCATTGGCTATACAAGAAAAAATACTTAGTAAAATGATAAGCAATACAAAAGAGGTAATATCAAGGGGTGCTAATGTTTTACTTTTTGTAAAGGAAGGCATTGATATAGATAAAGATTCATATAGAAAAATAGTATATCTTCCTAAAGTTGAGGATATGTTTATGCCTATAGTTTCAATTGTGGCATTACAATTATTAGCATATCATACATCTGTAATAAGAGGATGCAATGTTGATAAACCTAGAAATTTGGCTAAAAGTGTTACAGTTGAATAAATAATACAAAAATTAAAAAATCTTGTATTTTATTAAATATTTATTTCAGCTTATTTATATTTTATTAAAATACAGGATTTTTTATTTGACTAAATAAATAATTATTATAATTGTATTTTTTTATTAATTGATTTATTATTAACATAATTATTAGAATATACTGAATTTTTTAAGTTTGTCATTTTTTTAGTCAACTTTTTCCCGCCGCAAAAAGTTGCAAAAAGTGCAAATATAAAATTAGTATGAAATAATACTAAAATTATTTTGTATGTAAGATAGATTATTAATTTAAGCACACCTAAAGGTGGACTTCGTCAAATATAGCCATTCGCCGTAGGTGGGCTTCGCCTGTGGCAATACCATACCTACACTTACAGTGGACTTCGTCAGGTACTCCTTTCAGTCGCAGTACTTCCTTCGGTCGCAAAAGAAGTGGGGGTTGCGAAGCACACAGAGTGGTGGGCAAAGCCCCATATATTAAAAAGAAAATATAATTATATAATTTGATTATATTCAAATTATATAATAATTGTATTTTTTTATTAATTGATTTATTATTAACATAATTATTAGAATATTAAAACTTATGAGGAAGACATTTTGAGAACTATAAGACTTGATATAGAAACCAGAGAAAAAGGCTTTTTATCTCCTGCTGCAGCTTTTTCAGCAGATAGTAAAGGCACAGTATACCCTAGAGAAAAAGACGATATAAGAACTATTTATATGCAGGATAGAGACAGAATAGTACATAGCGAATATTTCAGACGCCTTAAAGATAAAGCACAAGTTATAATGCTTTCAGTAGGCGATTTCAGGACAAGACTTACTCATACACTTGAAGTTATGCAAATAGCTAGAAGCATAGCAAGAGCTTTAAGACTAAATGAAGATTTAACAGAAGCTATTGCATTTGGGCATGATTTAGGACATTCTCCATTCGGACATGCCGGAGAGAGAGCTATATCAAAATATTTCAAAGGTTTTCATCATTCTTCACATTCTTTAAGAGTAGTAGAACATCTTGAAAAAGGTAAAGGACTAAATTTAAGTTTTGAAGTACGCGATGGTATTATAAAGCATACCAAAGGAAAAAACGGAAAACTTATTGCTGACTCATCAGGTCCTTCAACTAATGAGGGCATGATAGTAAGGATATCAGACACTATAGCGTATGCGAATCATGATGTTGATGATGCTATAAGATACGGACTTCTTAAATATGAGGATTTACCTAAAGATATAGTTAAAGTTCTTGGAACAACTTATGGAGAGAGAGCAGACACTATGATTATGGGTGTTATAGAAGCTAGTATGGAAAAGATGGAAATTGATATTGATGAAAAAGTATTAAAAGCTATTAATGATTTAAGGGCTTTCATGTTTAAGACTGTTTATGAAAGCAAAGCGATACTCGAAGATGTTGAAAGAGTAAACAGAATAATTTCAACAATATTTGAATATTTATTAAAGCATAAAGATATTATAGAAGAAGATACTTTATTCAAAAAAGCAGATATACCTTATAACAGCGATGAAGAATTAGTAAAAGATTATGTTGCGCATCTTACAGATTCTGAAGCTATATCATTACATAAAAAAATTACCTATGGAAAATTTAATTATATATAAGCCTAAAAACAAAGAAGAATTAAAAAAATTAACTGATGATGAAAATATAAATCTATACAATATAGATACAAGTCTTATAAAAGATATGAGTTTTTTATTTAAAGAAAGCAAAAGAAAGAATTTTGAAGGCATAGAAAATTGGAATACTTCAAATGTTCATGATATGATTGGTATGTTTAAAGATGCTCATTACTTCAATAATGATTTGAATAATTGGGATACTTCAAACCTTAAAAAAATTTCATATATGTTTTTTAATGCATCATCTTTCAATAAATATCCTGATAAATGGAATCTTGATAATATAAAAGAAGCTTATGATGTATTTAATAATGATATTGATATAAATAAACTTCCTATTAATCTTAGAATCAATTTATATTATGAAGATTTTGATAAAATAAAAGATATTGATATAAAAGATATATACAAAACTATCATTACTTCTAAAAACAGAAAGATTATAGCCTTTAGAACAAAGTTAGAAAAAGAACATTATGATGAACTTAAAAATCTTATAGAACATAGAGAACAAATAGAAGCTAAAAATGAAGTAAAGTTTAATAGCATAGAAGAAGTTAAGGATTATGTTAACAATAATTATGAAGAATATTTTGATAAAAATTTAAAATTTATTAAAGATGAATATGATATTCTCACAAAAGATAAAACTAAAAAGATTGATATAAAAATAATTAAATTCATTTACGGAAATTATTTGAAAGTTAAAGACAATGTGATGAGATTAAAAATCATAGATAATATCATAGATTTAATAGATATAGAAAGTTTCAGGAATGCTGCCTATAAAATATTTGAAAATGACAGAAGTAAAATCGCTTCAAGAATAATAGTAGGCATATATGGAAAAGGAAATATTATAAAAGATTATGCTAAAAGTATTCAGGGCAAAGAATTTTATCCGCGTTCATATTATATTTATATTTTAGCTTTAAATGACGGAAAATACGCTTTAAGTTTAATAGATGAAATGGCTAGAAAATCAAAGATTGAAAGCGTGAGAAATGCTTCTAATTCTGCACTCGATGTTATAGCCGACAGAATGAAAATAAATAGAGATGAGTTAAGCGGTTTACTAATTCCTGATTTTTCATTGGATAAAAATGGCGAGAGAATAATAAATATAGAAGAGAAAAAATACAAAATATCCGTCAATTCAAATATGTCTATTGATATATACGATATAACAGAAAAAGAAAAAATATTAAAAACTATTCCAAAAACTTTTTCATCTGAATTAAAATCAGAAATAAACTTCATGAAAAAAGAAATAAAGAATATTGTAAAAAAAGAAAGAGAAAAAATATTAATGCTTCTTATGAACGGAAGAAAATTGAGTTATGATTTTTGGAAAAAGATTTATATTGATAATTCATTTTTGAGTCAGTATTCTATAAATTTATTTTGGAACTTATATGATGAGAATGAAAATTTTATAAATATTTTCAGATATTTAGGAGATGGAAGTTTCATTGATATAAATGATGATTATATAACATTGAATGAAAATAATTTAATAAGTTTAACCTCAACTACTGAAATAAATAAAGATTCAATAATAAAGTGCATCAATCAATTATCTGATTATGAGATAGCACAGCCTATTAAACAGATTCAAATAATAGATGATTTAAAAGACGAGTTCAATAAATATAATAGTATAACAGTGACAGTATCAAATATAAAAAATTTCGCTTCTCAATTTGCATTTAAAGAGATTTCTGAATATTATGAAGAAGTTAATGGTTATGAATACTTAGATAATTACAGCGGCTTATCATTATATATAGAATCTCCTTTTAATAGAAATTCAAATTACAATGATGAAATTGATATAAAAATATCTATTCAAGGCAAAAATGAGAATAATAAACATTTATTTGAAAGATTTATGTACGGAAGCATTTTAATTTTAGAAAATTTGATTAAATAATTAAAAGCAATAAATTATAAAGGAGTATAAAATGTCTAACGAGATACCTAAATTTAAATATGTTGATGATAATATTGTTAAAAATTTTTTGTAAAGGAAGATAATAAAGTATTATGTAAATGCTGTGAAAAGGAAACAGATTTGGTTTATTATACTATTCCGCATTGTGAAGACAATATAAAACCGTTATGCCCTGAATGCATAGTAAATGGAAAGGCAGCTGAAAAATTTAATTGTGATTTTATTGATGAGCCTTTTGATAGTGACAATATCATAGAAAATAGAGATGAAAAAATTGAGGAACTTACAAAAAGAACACCTGAATATTCAGCTTGGCAGCAGCCGTATTATCCAAACCATTGCGATGATTTTTGTAAATTTATTTCTTATGTTGGCTATAAAGAATTAAAAGAAAGAAATTTATTAGATAAAATAATTATATCCTCTGATAATGATGAAGATTCTGTAAGAGAATATATTGAAGATTTAGAAATAGAAGGAAATTTCCAAGGATATTTGTTTGAATGCTTGAAATGCGGACAATTAATTTTACATACTGACTGCGATTGATTTGATATTTTCTGTATATACCTAAACAACTATATTTTATCAAAAATTATTTTCTTATTTTTATTATTAGTGGGGACTAGCCCCCCACTTATTTTGCGACCGAAGGAAGTACTGCGACTGAAAGGAGTACCTGACGAAGTCCACTGTAAGTGTAGGTATGGTATTGCCACAGGCGAAGCCCGCCTCACGAAGTGTGCCTACGGCAGGCGAGAAGCTATATCCTCAACAGGCTCGGATACGCTTCGCGAAGGGCTATATTTGACGAAGTCCACCTTTAGGTGTGCTTAAATTAATAATCTATCTTACATGTAAGACGATTTTAATATGATTTAGTACTAATTTTATACCTTGCACTTTCGCCGCAGGCGTACTTCGTATGGTTCTTTGACGAAGTCCGCAGAGCGTATGCGGCGGGAAAAAGTTGAATAAAAAATTGACAAAGTTAAAAATTTTCAGTATATACTTAATAAATAAGCGATCCGGAGCAGATAACAGCTTTAGCTTGCCTCTATTGTTAGTAGAGGCAAACATAATAATAAAAAAATATTCAATAAATCTATTGTATAAAAATGCAATTAATTATAATATTGACAGGTTAAAAATAAAAATAAAGTTGGTTATAATAATATATGATGAATAATATTTATATGAATGACAAGCCTAGAGAAGAATGCGGAGTTTTTGGTATTTATTCTAAAGAAATAAAGAAAGATATATTAAAAACTTTAAATTATGCACTTTATTCCTTACAGCATAGAGGACAGGAAAGTGCAGGTATTACAGTATCAAATTACAAACATTTATTTACTTATAAATCTATGGGGCTTGTATCAGATTTATTTTCTAGTAATATACCTAAAGATACAGAAGGTAATATTGCTATAGGACATGTAAGATATTCCACTACAGGTGCTAGTAAAATAGAAAATGCTCAGCCGCTTGAAAACCTTTTCAGATTGGGACAAATTGCTATAGCTCATAACGGTAACTTGACTAATGCTGAAGAATTAAGATATGAACTTGAAGAAGGAGGAGCAACATTCAATGCTACTTCTGATACAGAGGTTATTATTAAACTTATAGCTAGAAAAACTGTTAATAACTTCATAGAAGGCATTAAAGAATGTGTTAATATTATAAAAGGAGCTTTTGCTTTAGTTATAGTTGTTGATGGCAAACTTATAGGTGTAAGAGATCCTTATGGAATAAGACCATTATGTTTGGGTACAAATGCCAATGGTGATTATTTCTTAGCTTCCGAGTCCTGTGCTTTAGATGCTGTAGGCTCTAAATTCATAAGAGATATAGAAGCAGGAGAAATGGTTATAATAGATGAGGAAGGTGTTAAATCTTTCAAATACGCTAAAGACCAAGTTAAACATTATCCTTGTGCTTTTGAACATATATATTTTGCACGCCCTGAAAGTAATATAGACGGCATTAATGTTTATAATGTAAGATTCCAAACAGGCGTATTGCTTGCCAAAAAAAATACAATAGACGCAGATATAGTTATAGGTGTTCAAGACTCTGGTACAATAGCGGCATTAGGATTTGCTAAAGAAAGCGGTATTCCATATAGCATAGGTTTAGTAAAAAACAGATATATAGGAAGAACTTTCATCATGCCTGAACAATCATCAAGAGAAGAAACTGTAAAACTTAAATTTAACCCTTTAAGACATTTAATAGACGGTAAAAGAGTTATATTAATAGATGATTCATTGGTTAGAGGAACTACAAGCAGAATATTGATAGATATTGTTAGAAAAGCAGGTGCTAAAGAGGTGCATTTCAGATCAGCATCTCCTGTTATAAAAAGTCCTTGCTACTATGGAGTTGATATATCTTCCAAAAAAGAACTTATAGGAGCTAAACTCTCTGTAGAAGAGATCCGAAAGGAAATCAATGCTGATACTTTAGAATATCTCACTATAGAAGATATGCTTGAAGCTTTACAAAATCAGAATTACTGTATAGGCTGTTTTACAGGAGAATATCCTACTGAAATACCAAACAGACCTGCAGCTGAAAAGACTTGCTGACATAATAAAAATATTTATGTACTAATTGACTTTTTTATCAATAAATTTATCATATAATTATGAAAACATATAATAAAGTTGAGGTTAGAAATTATTATGAAAGAAGTTTCTTATAAAATTTGTATGAATGAAGAAGAGTTAGTAAATGCTCTTATGTCAGATGATGATGTTATTTACATAGAGCATAAACTTGGTAATAAAGTTTCTAACATAAAAAATACAGGTAAAATTGCTTGGGGCGTTCTTATAGGAGGAGTATTAGTTGCTGCTACTGCTATAGTATCATCAAAAAAATTCGGAAAAGATAAGGCATTAATAGCTTCTTCAATAGCAACAGTTCCATCTGCAGGTATAGCTATTATATATATAGGACTTCCATCTACTATATCATTAATACAAATAATTATTCAGGCATATAAAAAAAATGATGGTATTAATGGTGCTAAGGATATAGTATTTAAATTAAGAAATAACTATTATATAGCTGAAAAAGACAGAGAAAAACTTACACTTAAAAAAACTGCTGATGAAAAAGTTAAAGAAGTAAAAATAACAGAAATAAAAGAAGCAGAAAAAAAAGAAAATTAATCAAATAATAATTAAAAAGACTTTGCTAGATATTAAAATCAAGCAAAGTCTTTTTTATATGTACTATAAATTAATTATAGATTATTAAGTCTATTTAACACTTCTATATAAGCCTCTTCAATAGAACCTAAATCTCTTCTGAATCTGTCTTTATCTAATTTTTTACCAGTTTCTTTATCCCAGAATCTGCAAGTATCAGGAGTAATCTCATCAGCTAAAAGTATTTCGCCTTTTGCATTTTTACCAAACTCTACTTTGAAGTCAACTAAAGTAATTCCTATTTTATCCAAAGCATCTTTTAATAGATTATTCACTTTTGCAGTTACTTCATAAATATATTTTAATTCATCATAAGTAGCTAATTTCAAAGCAACAGCATGATGATCATTGATTAAAGGATCGCCGTATTCATCATTTTTATAACAAATTTCAAATATAGTATTAGGAGGAACTGTACCCTCTTCTATTCCAAGTCTTTTAGCCATAGAACCTGCTATTAAATTTCTAACAATCACTTCTAATGGGAAGATTTTAACTTTCTGACAAAGCTGTTCTCTTTCATTTAACTTTTCTATGAAGTGAGTTTTTACTCCGTTTTTTTCAAGCATTTTGAAGAGTAAAGTTGTTATTTCATTATTCATAACGCCTTTATCTTTTATAGAGCCTTTTTTCTCACCATTAAAAGCAGTAGCATCATCTTTATAATACACAATTATTTCATCAGGATTATCTGTAGCATAAATCTTTTTAGCTTTTCCCTCGTACATCATTTCTTTTTTTTCTTTAGACATATATTAACTCCTATTATAGTTAAACTTTTTAAATATATTCTCTATATTATATAATATTTTTTAAAATAATTAAATATCAAACTCTATAGGCTTTTCATTATCAGCAATAAAATCTTCTTTCATTTTTTTTCTGTATTCTATCAATTTATTTTTAATATCATTATATTTTAAAGCAAGCATTTCCACAGCAAGCATACCGGCATTATAAGAATTATTTATGCCAACAGTAGCAACAGTTATAGGCTTAGGCATTTGAACTATAGAAAGTAAAGCGTCCATTCCGTCAAGATTGCTTGCACTAATAGGAACACCTATTACAGGAAGTATAGTTTTTGAAGCTATTACACCCGGTAAATGTGCTGCAAGTCCTGCACCTGCTATTATCACTTCATAATTATTTTCTTCTATATTTTTAATAGTTTTTTCAAGATGTTCAGGCACTCTATGAGCTGAAAGAACAAATGCTTTATACTCAATTCCAAATTCTTTTAAACAAGAAGCAGCACCTTTCATTTTATCAGTATCAGATCTGCTTCCAAATATTATAGCAACTTTCATGTTTTCTCCTAATAAAAAATATATTATATATTCAATTAATTCTAATATAATAAATAAATTAATACAATAATCACATTATCTATTTTATAAAAAAAATTCCGATATTCTAGATAAATTATAATATAGGTTTTAGTCATGCTTAAAAATATATCAATAAAAAACTTTAGAGGATTTGATAAACTAGAAATAAATGATATAAAAAAATTAATCTATTAGTTGGTCAAAATAATTGTGGAAAAACAAGCATACTTGAAGCCATAGCTATAATATCTGGCATGCCTGACTGTTCAATAGCTTATCATATCAATGCTATAAGAAGAATAGATGAAAATTCAGAATTAAAAAATTTATTTTATAATTTTGATTATAGAAATAATGATATAGAATTTAACTATAACTTTGATAATATAAATCATAATTTGATGATAACTCCTATATTAAAAAAAGATATTTCATTTGACAATAAAACAGATGATATAAATGAATTAGAATATAAACTTAATATAGAATTTGAAGATAAGAAAAAAGAAGAATATAAATATATTTTTAGAAATACTAGTATTAGAAAAACAATAAGAAGAATTGGAGAAAAAGAATATCTTAATAATATAAAAGAATTATACTTGCATAATGTAGTAGAATGCATAGATTTATTGGATTCACTTGCTAATATAGTAAAAAATAAAGATGAAGAATTATTAATAAATTTAATATCATTTTTCAACAAAAATATAAAATCTATAAAAATAATAAAAAATGATATATATTTAGATATAGAAGGTATTAATGAACTAGTATTATTAAACCTTATGGGAGACGGATTAAAAAAATACCTTTCAATTATTATTCCTATGGTAGTAAATCAATATAATATGATATTAGTTGATGAAATAGAAAATGGTTTGCATCATAAAAGTATTAAGCATTTATTAAGAAGCATATTAAATTTAAGTAAGAATAATAGCAATATACAAATATTTTTTACAACTCATAGCTATGAGGTATTAAAATTTTTATCAGAAATAGCAGATAAAGAATTTAATGATATGAAAGATATGATAAATATTATTAATATAGTTAATACAGAAAATAAAGGTTTTCAGTCATACAATTATGATATTGACGGAGTTAAAGAATTATTAGAAAACGATTCGGATATAAGGTATTAATTTATGGATAATAATAAAAAGTACATAATACTTGTTGAAGGTAAAGCTGATAAAAAATTCATAAAAGACTATATTAAATATCAATACCAAATAGATACTGATATCAATGATAATATTATTATAGAAGAAAACGGCGGAAAAAGTTTTAACAAAAACAATATAAATAATATTCAAAAATATATTGATGATGATTACGAATTAGCAGTGATATTTGATGCTGATAACAATTTTGAAGAAGCAAAAAATAATATAAAAACAAATTTAAATATAGATGATAATAATATATTTTTATTTCCAAATAATAATTCTTTAGGTACTTTAGAAGATATATTAAGTAATATTGCTGTCATAAAAGATATAATTAATTGTTTTGACAAATACACAAATTGCATAGATTCAATACCTGAAACTATAACTCCAGCTAAAAAATCAAAAATATATGCATATTTAGAATCAATAAAATCATATGATAAAAAAACAATAACAGAAGATAAAAGAGATTATACTGAAAATTTTTAAGTTTATCAATTTTTTTATTCAACTTTTTCCCGCAGCAAAAAGTTGCAAAAAGTGCAAGTATAAAATTAGTACTAAATAATACTAATTTTGTTTTACATATAAGATAAAACATTAAATTTAATCTAAAGTATAGCCTTTTTGCTTCTCGCCGAAGGCGGGCTTCGCCTGTGGCAACAAAAGAAGTGGGGTGCGGGGCAAAGCCATGCAAATATTTAAAATTTAAAAAAATTATTTTTGACAAAATATATTTGTTTTGGTATATACCAATAATAATATATGGAATTTAAATGATGAATATTTAAATCCATTAAAACAGTTTTTTGACAGTATTTAATAATACTTTTATTTTTTTATAATATGATCCATAGACTTAGTATCTTTACTTCCGCATTTAGGACATTTAGCACCAAAGCCAAATAAATTAAGAACTGAAGGTCTTTTTTTAGAAGAAAAAAATTTTCCGCATGAATTGCATTT encodes:
- a CDS encoding deoxyguanosinetriphosphate triphosphohydrolase produces the protein MRTIRLDIETREKGFLSPAAAFSADSKGTVYPREKDDIRTIYMQDRDRIVHSEYFRRLKDKAQVIMLSVGDFRTRLTHTLEVMQIARSIARALRLNEDLTEAIAFGHDLGHSPFGHAGERAISKYFKGFHHSSHSLRVVEHLEKGKGLNLSFEVRDGIIKHTKGKNGKLIADSSGPSTNEGMIVRISDTIAYANHDVDDAIRYGLLKYEDLPKDIVKVLGTTYGERADTMIMGVIEASMEKMEIDIDEKVLKAINDLRAFMFKTVYESKAILEDVERVNRIISTIFEYLLKHKDIIEEDTLFKKADIPYNSDEELVKDYVAHLTDSEAISLHKKITYGKFNYI
- a CDS encoding BspA family leucine-rich repeat surface protein; translation: MENLIIYKPKNKEELKKLTDDENINLYNIDTSLIKDMSFLFKESKRKNFEGIENWNTSNVHDMIGMFKDAHYFNNDLNNWDTSNLKKISYMFFNASSFNKYPDKWNLDNIKEAYDVFNNDIDINKLPINLRINLYYEDFDKIKDIDIKDIYKTIITSKNRKIIAFRTKLEKEHYDELKNLIEHREQIEAKNEVKFNSIEEVKDYVNNNYEEYFDKNLKFIKDEYDILTKDKTKKIDIKIIKFIYGNYLKVKDNVMRLKIIDNIIDLIDIESFRNAAYKIFENDRSKIASRIIVGIYGKGNIIKDYAKSIQGKEFYPRSYYIYILALNDGKYALSLIDEMARKSKIESVRNASNSALDVIADRMKINRDELSGLLIPDFSLDKNGERIINIEEKKYKISVNSNMSIDIYDITEKEKILKTIPKTFSSELKSEINFMKKEIKNIVKKEREKILMLLMNGRKLSYDFWKKIYIDNSFLSQYSINLFWNLYDENENFINIFRYLGDGSFIDINDDYITLNENNLISLTSTTEINKDSIIKCINQLSDYEIAQPIKQIQIIDDLKDEFNKYNSITVTVSNIKNFASQFAFKEISEYYEEVNGYEYLDNYSGLSLYIESPFNRNSNYNDEIDIKISIQGKNENNKHLFERFMYGSILILENLIK
- the purF gene encoding amidophosphoribosyltransferase, which codes for MNNIYMNDKPREECGVFGIYSKEIKKDILKTLNYALYSLQHRGQESAGITVSNYKHLFTYKSMGLVSDLFSSNIPKDTEGNIAIGHVRYSTTGASKIENAQPLENLFRLGQIAIAHNGNLTNAEELRYELEEGGATFNATSDTEVIIKLIARKTVNNFIEGIKECVNIIKGAFALVIVVDGKLIGVRDPYGIRPLCLGTNANGDYFLASESCALDAVGSKFIRDIEAGEMVIIDEEGVKSFKYAKDQVKHYPCAFEHIYFARPESNIDGINVYNVRFQTGVLLAKKNTIDADIVIGVQDSGTIAALGFAKESGIPYSIGLVKNRYIGRTFIMPEQSSREETVKLKFNPLRHLIDGKRVILIDDSLVRGTTSRILIDIVRKAGAKEVHFRSASPVIKSPCYYGVDISSKKELIGAKLSVEEIRKEINADTLEYLTIEDMLEALQNQNYCIGCFTGEYPTEIPNRPAAEKTC
- the purC gene encoding phosphoribosylaminoimidazolesuccinocarboxamide synthase; this translates as MSKEKKEMMYEGKAKKIYATDNPDEIIVYYKDDATAFNGEKKGSIKDKGVMNNEITTLLFKMLEKNGVKTHFIEKLNEREQLCQKVKIFPLEVIVRNLIAGSMAKRLGIEEGTVPPNTIFEICYKNDEYGDPLINDHHAVALKLATYDELKYIYEVTAKVNNLLKDALDKIGITLVDFKVEFGKNAKGEILLADEITPDTCRFWDKETGKKLDKDRFRRDLGSIEEAYIEVLNRLNNL
- the purE gene encoding 5-(carboxyamino)imidazole ribonucleotide mutase; the protein is MKVAIIFGSRSDTDKMKGAASCLKEFGIEYKAFVLSAHRVPEHLEKTIKNIEENNYEVIIAGAGLAAHLPGVIASKTILPVIGVPISASNLDGMDALLSIVQMPKPITVATVGINNSYNAGMLAVEMLALKYNDIKNKLIEYRKKMKEDFIADNEKPIEFDI
- a CDS encoding AAA family ATPase: MISGMPDCSIAYHINAIRRIDENSELKNLFYNFDYRNNDIEFNYNFDNINHNLMITPILKKDISFDNKTDDINELEYKLNIEFEDKKKEEYKYIFRNTSIRKTIRRIGEKEYLNNIKELYLHNVVECIDLLDSLANIVKNKDEELLINLISFFNKNIKSIKIIKNDIYLDIEGINELVLLNLMGDGLKKYLSIIIPMVVNQYNMILVDEIENGLHHKSIKHLLRSILNLSKNNSNIQIFFTTHSYEVLKFLSEIADKEFNDMKDMINIINIVNTENKGFQSYNYDIDGVKELLENDSDIRY
- a CDS encoding DUF3226 domain-containing protein; this translates as MDNNKKYIILVEGKADKKFIKDYIKYQYQIDTDINDNIIIEENGGKSFNKNNINNIQKYIDDDYELAVIFDADNNFEEAKNNIKTNLNIDDNNIFLFPNNNSLGTLEDILSNIAVIKDIINCFDKYTNCIDSIPETITPAKKSKIYAYLESIKSYDKKTITEDKRDYTENF